A section of the Hippocampus zosterae strain Florida unplaced genomic scaffold, ASM2543408v3 HiC_scaffold_22, whole genome shotgun sequence genome encodes:
- the LOC127594598 gene encoding sulfotransferase 2B1-like isoform X2 produces the protein MTFSLQRTPNQEIVPLIMSGGDPSSVETLHNWDRVPWLEEAHSCSLDLDNRPSPRMFTTHFLPRMMPASFFEVKPKVIYVMRNPKDVFTSSFHYCAMASFLVDPGPQTEFLHKFLKGEVMFGSWFDHVKSWLDYKEQIFYICYEEMIKDLQDSVARLVVFLEKSLDNDAIVKIAERCVFKNMKKNSMSNYSAVPKEIMDTTKSEFLRKGIAGDWKNQMTVAEVEYFDAVYAENMKDVDYKFAWG, from the exons ATGACGTTCTCATTGCAACGTACCCCAAATCAG GAGATCGTCCCCCTGATCATGAGCGGAGGAGATCCATCTTCTGTGGAGACGCTCCACAACTGGGATCGCGTTCCTTGGCTGGAGGAGGCTCATAGTTGCAGCCTCGATCTTGACAACAGGCCGTCACCACGCATGTTCACCACACATTTCCTTCCCCGTATGATGCCAGCGTCATTCTTTGAAGTTAAGCCTAAG GTCATCTATGTCATGAGGAaccccaaagacgtatttacaTCATCCTTCCACTATTGTGCAATGGCCTCCTTCCTGGTTGACCCTGGACCACAGACCGAGTTTCTCCACAAGTTCCTCAAAGGCGAAG TTATGTTCGGCTCGTGGTTTGATCACGTAAAGAGCTGGCTTGATTATAAAGAGCAAATATTTTATATCTGCTATGAAGAAATGATAAAG GATCTTCAAGACTCTGTGGCCAGACTTGTTGTTTTCCTGGAGAAATCTTTGGACAATGACGCGATTGTGAAGATAGCAGAGCGATGTGTGTTTAAGAACATGAAAAAGAACAGCATGTCCAACTACTCTGCGGTTCCCAAGGAAATCATGGACACCACAAAGTCTGAATTTCTCCGGAAAG gaATAGCTGGTGATTGGAAAAACCAAATGACGGTCGCAGAAGTGGAGTACTTTGATGCTGTTTACGCAGAGAACATGAAAGATGTCGATTATAAATTTGCGTGGGGTTAA
- the LOC127594598 gene encoding sulfotransferase 2B1-like isoform X1, which translates to MTAEDLYMMYKGVLMPTLIHPPESLMRFERFTFRPDDVLIATYPKSGTTWMQEIVPLIMSGGDPSSVETLHNWDRVPWLEEAHSCSLDLDNRPSPRMFTTHFLPRMMPASFFEVKPKVIYVMRNPKDVFTSSFHYCAMASFLVDPGPQTEFLHKFLKGEVMFGSWFDHVKSWLDYKEQIFYICYEEMIKDLQDSVARLVVFLEKSLDNDAIVKIAERCVFKNMKKNSMSNYSAVPKEIMDTTKSEFLRKGIAGDWKNQMTVAEVEYFDAVYAENMKDVDYKFAWG; encoded by the exons ATGACCGCGGAAGACTTGTACATGATGTACAAAGGGGTGTTGATGCCAACTCTTATACACCCTCCGGAGAGTTTAATGCGCTTCGAGAGGTTCACTTTTCGCCCGGATGACGTTCTCATTGCAACGTACCCCAAATCAG GTACAACTTGGATGCAGGAGATCGTCCCCCTGATCATGAGCGGAGGAGATCCATCTTCTGTGGAGACGCTCCACAACTGGGATCGCGTTCCTTGGCTGGAGGAGGCTCATAGTTGCAGCCTCGATCTTGACAACAGGCCGTCACCACGCATGTTCACCACACATTTCCTTCCCCGTATGATGCCAGCGTCATTCTTTGAAGTTAAGCCTAAG GTCATCTATGTCATGAGGAaccccaaagacgtatttacaTCATCCTTCCACTATTGTGCAATGGCCTCCTTCCTGGTTGACCCTGGACCACAGACCGAGTTTCTCCACAAGTTCCTCAAAGGCGAAG TTATGTTCGGCTCGTGGTTTGATCACGTAAAGAGCTGGCTTGATTATAAAGAGCAAATATTTTATATCTGCTATGAAGAAATGATAAAG GATCTTCAAGACTCTGTGGCCAGACTTGTTGTTTTCCTGGAGAAATCTTTGGACAATGACGCGATTGTGAAGATAGCAGAGCGATGTGTGTTTAAGAACATGAAAAAGAACAGCATGTCCAACTACTCTGCGGTTCCCAAGGAAATCATGGACACCACAAAGTCTGAATTTCTCCGGAAAG gaATAGCTGGTGATTGGAAAAACCAAATGACGGTCGCAGAAGTGGAGTACTTTGATGCTGTTTACGCAGAGAACATGAAAGATGTCGATTATAAATTTGCGTGGGGTTAA